One window from the genome of Pseudomonas fluorescens encodes:
- a CDS encoding alpha/beta hydrolase yields the protein MMLKLLALSLTLFTGLFSCLAQATVLQRPISLDTGSGELFGSLLLPKSDTPVPVVLIISGSGPTDRDGNNPEGGRNDSLKRLAWVLARHNIASVRYDKRGVAASLAATPDERNLSVEAYVADAVAWSHKLAADPRLGPLILLGHSEGALIASLAAPQANAAAVISLSGSARPIDQVLRQQLSNRLPPPLMLRSNELLDSLKAGRLDSNVPAQLQVIFRPSVQPYLISLFRQDPARAFAALQMPALIIQGSNDIQVGADDARQLKAAKPDAELALIEGMNHVMRIVPNDVKRQLASYKDPNLPLAAELGTRILRFIDSLAAR from the coding sequence ATGATGTTAAAGCTGCTTGCCCTAAGCCTTACCTTGTTTACCGGCCTGTTTTCCTGCCTGGCCCAGGCCACGGTGCTGCAACGCCCCATCAGCCTCGACACCGGCAGCGGTGAGCTTTTCGGCTCGTTGCTGCTGCCCAAGTCCGACACGCCGGTGCCGGTTGTCCTGATCATTTCCGGGTCCGGTCCTACGGATCGCGACGGCAACAACCCCGAGGGCGGGCGCAACGACAGCCTCAAGCGCCTGGCCTGGGTGCTGGCCAGGCACAACATTGCCAGCGTGCGCTATGACAAACGTGGTGTGGCCGCCAGCCTCGCGGCGACACCGGACGAGCGCAACCTGAGCGTCGAGGCCTATGTGGCCGATGCCGTGGCCTGGAGCCACAAGCTCGCCGCCGATCCACGCCTGGGCCCGTTGATTTTGCTGGGCCACAGTGAAGGCGCGTTGATCGCCAGCCTCGCCGCGCCCCAGGCCAACGCGGCAGCGGTGATTTCGCTGTCCGGCAGTGCCCGGCCGATCGACCAGGTATTGCGCCAACAACTGAGCAACCGCCTGCCGCCGCCGTTGATGCTGCGCAGCAATGAGCTGCTCGACAGCCTCAAGGCCGGTCGGCTCGACAGCAACGTGCCGGCGCAACTGCAGGTCATTTTCCGCCCCAGCGTACAACCCTACCTGATCTCGCTGTTCCGCCAGGACCCGGCCCGGGCCTTCGCCGCGTTGCAGATGCCGGCCTTGATCATTCAGGGCAGCAACGATATCCAGGTCGGTGCCGATGATGCCCGGCAGTTGAAAGCCGCCAAGCCCGACGCTGAACTGGCGCTGATCGAGGGCATGAACCACGTGATGCGCATCGTGCCCAACGACGTGAAACGGCAACTGGCCTCCTACAAGGACCCCAACCTGCCCTTGGCGGCCGAACTGGGTACGCGGATTTTGCGTTTTATTGACTCGTTAGCCGCGCGTTAG
- the prmB gene encoding 50S ribosomal protein L3 N(5)-glutamine methyltransferase, which produces MITSRLRTLRDHIRWAVSRFHGEDLFFGHGTDNAWDEARQLVLGALHLPWEIADSYLDCRLEDEELVHVQRLLRRRIAERIPAAYLLGEAWFCGMSFIVDERVLIPRSPIGELIEKRFEPWLGQAPARILDLCTGSGCIGIACAYEFPEAEVVLADLSFEALEVANQNIERHGVDERVFTVQGDGFDGLPGQRFDLIVSNPPYVDAEDFADMPQEYQHEPELGLACGDDGLNLVRRMLAEAADHLTEKGLLIVEVGNSQVHVEALYPEVDFAWLDFERGGHGVFMLSAEQCRQHQGLFASRV; this is translated from the coding sequence GTGATCACTTCCCGTCTCCGTACCCTGCGCGACCATATCCGTTGGGCCGTCAGCCGTTTCCATGGGGAGGATCTGTTTTTCGGCCATGGCACCGACAATGCGTGGGACGAAGCCCGGCAACTGGTGTTGGGCGCGTTGCACCTGCCGTGGGAAATTGCCGATAGCTACCTGGACTGCCGTCTTGAAGACGAAGAGTTGGTCCATGTGCAACGTCTGCTGCGTCGGCGTATTGCCGAGCGCATCCCGGCGGCTTACCTGTTGGGTGAGGCCTGGTTCTGCGGAATGTCGTTCATCGTCGATGAACGTGTGCTCATTCCACGCTCGCCCATCGGTGAGCTGATCGAAAAGCGTTTTGAGCCTTGGCTGGGCCAGGCGCCGGCACGGATTCTCGACCTGTGCACCGGTTCCGGCTGTATCGGCATTGCCTGCGCCTATGAATTCCCGGAGGCCGAGGTGGTGCTGGCCGACCTGTCGTTCGAAGCACTGGAAGTGGCCAACCAGAACATCGAGCGCCATGGCGTCGATGAGCGCGTGTTCACCGTCCAGGGCGATGGTTTCGACGGTTTGCCGGGGCAGCGTTTCGACCTGATCGTGTCGAACCCGCCCTACGTCGATGCAGAAGACTTCGCTGACATGCCGCAGGAATACCAGCACGAACCAGAGCTGGGCCTGGCCTGTGGCGATGATGGCTTGAACCTGGTTCGCCGGATGCTGGCCGAGGCGGCCGATCATCTGACCGAGAAGGGATTGTTGATTGTCGAGGTCGGCAACAGCCAGGTGCACGTCGAGGCGCTGTACCCGGAAGTCGATTTCGCCTGGCTCGACTTCGAGCGCGGCGGCCATGGCGTGTTCATGCTCAGCGCCGAGCAGTGCCGCCAGCACCAGGGGTTGTTCGCTTCGCGGGTTTGA
- a CDS encoding cysteine hydrolase family protein, with product MSVPKTMFQLSGRGYAAANLSQATLIIIDAQKEYLAGPLALSGMDAAVANIKQLLGAARAAGRPIVHVRHLGTHGGLFDPQGERGEFISGLEPQGDETVVEKLLPSAFHGTELKKRLEDFGPLDLIVCGFMSHSSVSTTVRAAKNLGFRCTLVEDACATRDLPYKGGVLSAEHVQQTEMAIMADNFATLALTRDFT from the coding sequence ATGTCCGTTCCAAAAACGATGTTTCAACTCAGCGGCCGTGGTTATGCAGCGGCCAATCTGAGTCAAGCGACCTTGATCATCATCGATGCCCAGAAGGAATACCTCGCAGGGCCCCTGGCCCTGAGCGGCATGGATGCAGCCGTCGCGAACATCAAGCAACTGCTCGGCGCGGCCCGTGCAGCCGGTCGCCCGATCGTGCATGTGCGCCACCTGGGCACCCATGGCGGGCTGTTCGATCCACAAGGCGAACGCGGGGAATTCATTTCCGGCCTCGAACCCCAGGGCGACGAAACCGTGGTCGAAAAGTTGCTACCCAGCGCCTTCCACGGCACCGAACTGAAAAAGCGCCTGGAAGATTTCGGCCCCCTGGACCTGATCGTGTGTGGGTTCATGAGCCACTCCAGTGTCAGCACCACCGTGCGCGCTGCCAAGAACCTGGGCTTTCGCTGCACCCTGGTGGAAGACGCCTGCGCCACCCGCGACCTGCCTTACAAGGGCGGCGTCCTCAGCGCCGAACACGTGCAGCAGACCGAAATGGCGATCATGGCCGACAACTTCGCCACCCTGGCCTTGACCCGCGACTTCACCTGA